The following nucleotide sequence is from Methylotenera sp. G11.
AGACTTGGCTCACCAAGCCGATTTATTATTTTATTGACCGTACCGTGCCGACCGAAACCCGGGAAGACCTGCATTGGGAGGATGAGGCCGACCTGGCCATACTGGAGCAGACCCCGGTCAAAGCCAAAGCCCTGCTGTATGCAATTGCCATTGCGCTGGGTGCGCTGATTCTCTGGGCATCGATAGCCAAGGTGGATGAAGTCACAAGGGGCGAAGGGCGGGTCATTCCATCCAGGCAAGTGCAGGTGATCCAGTCTCTCGATGGCGGTATTGTGGCCGATATTCTGGTCAAGGAAGGTCAGGTGGTCACGGTTGGCACGCCGCTGGTACGTATTGATGAAACGCGGGCAGTCTCCTCCCTCAGGGAAAACCAGGCGCAGTACCTGGCATTCCTCGCCAAGCAGTCCAGGCTCAGGGCGCTGGCGGAAGGCAAACCGTTTACACCGCCTCCTGAGGTGCGCAGTGAGGCGCCGGAGGTTTATGACCAGGAGTATGCTTTGTATATCTCCAGCCAGGAAGAACTGGCATCGGCAATTGATATTGCGCGCAACCAGATGGTGCAGCGTGAAAAAGAATTGCAGGAAGTTCAGTACAAGAAAGAGATCGCGGAAAAGAATTTTGAATCTGCGAACAAAGAACTGGCTGCAAATAAGCCCTTATTGGCCAGTGGAGCCGTATCGGAGATTGATATCCTGAAGCTGGAACGTGAGGCGACCAGGGCCAGGGGCGATATTGACCAGTCACGTGCGCAGATCGCCAGGATCCAGAGCGCGATTGGTGAGGCGCGTCGTAAAATCAGCGAAGTGGAGCAGAACTTTAGAAGCAAGGTTCGTACGGAACTGAGCGATGTCACTGCGCGGCTGAACAGCCTGTCTGAGGTCAGCGTTTCACTCCAGGACAAAGTCAATCAGACCACGTTGAAATCACCGGTGAACGGTAAGGTTAGCCGCTTGTTCTTTAACACGGTTGGCGGTGTGATACAGCCCGGAAAAGAAGTGCTGGAAGTGGTGCCTACAGATGATGCGCTGATCCTTGAAACCAAGATCCAGATCAAGGATATTGCTTTTATCCGCATGCTGCAGCCTGCTGTTGTGAAACTGACGGCTTATGACTATACGATTTATGGCGCCCTTGATGCCGTGGTCGAAAATATCGCAGCTGACTCTATTGTGGATGAAGAGGGCAATGCTTATTATCTGGTGAGGGTGCGTACACTGAAATCCAGCCTTGGTAAAGGTTTGCCGATTATTCCTGGCATGGTGGCCCAGGTGGATATTATTACGGGTAAAAAGACGATTCTTTCTTATTTGCTAAAACCGGTGTTAAAAGCAAAGTCATACGCTTTCAGTGAGAGATAAATGCAGGATATATTTGTTAGTACGTTGCCCAAGTTGGTGAGCAGCTGGGTAGAAGCTTTCCCGGATGCATTGTTGATTCAAGATGTTCTAGAAGCGGGTTCGAATTTAGAGATTGTTTCCAGTTACAGTGCTGCCCTGGTATTCTGGCTGCATATCAATGACAGCCAGAATGGCTCGCTGCCTGCAGCGATAGCATCAGTGCTGCGCAGTTACCCGGATGCCAAAATCGTGGTTCTGGCCAATACGCCCGGCCATGCCGAGACCTTGCAGGCTTTGAGTGCCGGGGCAATGGGCTATGCGCATGCGTATTCGGCTCCGGAAATGCTCAAGGAAATAAAGACCGTGATTCATCATGGCGGTATCTGGCTTGGGCACCAGCTTTTAAAACGGCTGATCGAGACTTCGGTGAAGCTTACGGGCAATTCACCTGAACTGGTTGAAGAGTTGCTGGGCCGTTTGACCAGCCGTGAAAAAGAAGTTGCGATCGAAGCGGCCAAAGGCATGAGCAATAAGGAAATCGCACGTGTATTGCAGATCACGGAGCGTACGGTTAAGGCGCACCTGGCCAAAAGTTTTGAGCGCCTGGGCGTGAAAGACCGGCTGCAATTGGCGCTGATGCTCAATAAAAAATAACCTCTGGCCTGAGTCCAGGGGTTATTTGCAGGGTGTCAGGAGATTCATCCCTGATCTCCTGACCCATCTTAATCCATCTTATATCCTGATGCCCGGCCCGGTCATGCCATCAATGCCGATTTGTTTTAACACGGCGATTTCAGGCTGCGTGTGTACGCCTTCGGCGATTGCGATGACGCCGATCGAATGCGCAATCATGCACAAGCCGCGCAGCAATGTTTTGTTTGCCTCACTGCTGTCAATGTCGCGAATCACTGAAGCATCGATCTTGATGTAGTGCAGGCCGATGTCGTGCAGTTCACCCAATCGCGAAATGCGCGTGCCAACGTGCTCGATGCCGATTTTGCAGCCGAGTGCCCTGATTTTTCTGCAGAACTGGTGAAATTCCGGCAGGTGGTCAAAGGCTTCCTGTTCCGGTATTTCAAAATACAGCTTATCGGCAATATGCGGCCGGGCACGGACGGTGCCGGTGATTTTTTCTATAAAAGACTGGCTGCGCATGGCGCTGGCCGATACATTGAGGCCAATGGCCTGGGCGCCATTGCTGAGGGATTCGGCTGCGGTTTCAAATGCCAGTTCATCCAGGCGCGTCATCAGGTTGAGCTGGGTTGCCCAGGTGATGAACTCACCGGCACAGAACCATTTGCCATCAGGTTCGAGCTGCAGGCGTGCTGGCGACTCGAAATGCAGCAGATTGCCGGCCTGGTTGATGACAGGATAACGCTCAAGTTTGATTCTCCTGTTATCCAGCGCCGAAGTGAGCAGGTTCAGCCATTCGTTTTCATGGTGATCCTGGTATTGATCAAGGTCGCCGGAGCTGATGACGTGCAGTACGTTGCTGTGTTCAGCGCCAATTTCATTCAGCAGTTTGTTGCTGAGCGCGATCATTTTGCCAGCATCGTCCGTGCCGGTAACGCGCATTGCAACGGTAGTGAAGTTGATGTTGATCGATTTGTTATTGGTACCTTCGATTTTTTCCAGCAGTTTTTTGATGTGATTGCCGAAAGAATAGCTGTCAGCGGGCTGGTTGGAAAAAACGGCAAAGTCCGTACCGTTTAAACGTCCGACAGATAAGCCCGGTTGCAGGCTGCAAGCGTTTTGCAATGTGTCGCTGATCGCTTTCAGCAGGGTGTTGGTTTCTTTATAGCCCAGCTTATGGTCAATGGCCGCGAGGTTGGTGAGCCTGGAGATAATGAGCGCACCTTCATGAAAGTATTCTTCGTGGCTGATGTTCGCATCCAGGTTTTTAACGAAATAGTCATGATTCATGAGGCCGGTGATATGGTCATAATTGTTGTCCAGGCGCAGCTGATCCAGCCTGGCGGATTCCTCGCTGACGGTTTTCTTAACGCGGTTGGAGAGGGTGTTCATCGCATTTACAACTGCTTTGAACTCCTTGGTTCTCGGCACGCTGATGGTAATGAAACGATTTTCGCCTATGGACTCGGCCTGGCTGACGACATCGCTCAGCGGATTTAATATCCGTCTCAGGATCTGGCTGCCGGCCACGCCGCTAAGGAATCCGATCAGTAACACCCAGAGCGCTGTCAGTACCGTGTTATCCCATAATTTATCGTAAACAACATTGGAATCGCTTTCGATTTTCAGCGTGCCGTATTGTGACCATCCATCCTGAATGTCTGCCTGGCCGGGCTGCAGCCGCAGCGGGGTGAATTTTACAAACCAGTCCGGCGCCTTGGTTCTGCTTGTGTTGTTGATGCGCTCGCTGATGACTTTTCCGTTCGGGTCCACCAGGCCAATGTAATGGTAATGACCGGTATCAAACTGGGCGGAAATCAGCAGGTCCAGCGCAACAGGATCTTTCTCGATCTGCGTGATCGACAGCGCAAGCGTGGTGGCATTGTCATCGTTCTTTGCCTGAAGCTGCTGCTCGAAATAGTGTTTGCTGGCTACCGTGCTTAAAATAAACGCCCCGGCAAACGCCAGTGACAGGATCACGACAATCGCCAGCCATAATTGCTTAATTAAAGACATATCATCTTCCTAACCATCATTTATTCTAGACCTTCCATCTGCATACGCAACAGCACATCACGCCACTTTGAAAGGTGTGATTGTGCATCGTCTTTTGGGTTCGGGTTGCTGCCGACCCAAATACCTTTATCGTTAAAGCTGAAAATAGGGGATAAGTCTTTTCTTTCGGATGCAGGGTAAATCCCGGGGACCAGGTTATCCAGAATCAATGGTTCCGCCTGCGGCGTTGCATAATAGCTCAGCACCATGTGTGCCCGTACTGACTTCTGGCCGCCATTATTGAGCTGTGCCTTGACATAAGTGAGCCTGAGCTTGTTGTTCGGTATATTCGCGGCCTTGAGGAACATGTATTTTGCGATGCTGAAATCTTCGCAGTCGCCAGCCTGGCGCCCTATAGACTCAAGAGGCGAAGACCAGTAATCGGATTGCCCCCAGATTTCAATATCGTCGGCAAACAGCATTTTTTTATTGAAAAAATCGTTTATTTTTCTGAGTTTTTCAACATCAGGCGCGGTTTTCAGCTGAGAGACCAGCTGCTGCAGGTCTTCAATATCTTTTTGTGCCTCTTCGCCATATCTTTGCCTGGCAAGCGTGCCTAATTTATCGAAATCATAACCCGCTGCAAAAATACAGGAAAAACAGAACAACATCAACATCATGCAAACGGCAATGCAGAATGGATGCTTGAATGTTATTGGATTTATTTTAAGACCCGTAGGCACTTACACTCCATTGGTGCAAT
It contains:
- a CDS encoding bifunctional diguanylate cyclase/phosphodiesterase; translated protein: MSLIKQLWLAIVVILSLAFAGAFILSTVASKHYFEQQLQAKNDDNATTLALSITQIEKDPVALDLLISAQFDTGHYHYIGLVDPNGKVISERINNTSRTKAPDWFVKFTPLRLQPGQADIQDGWSQYGTLKIESDSNVVYDKLWDNTVLTALWVLLIGFLSGVAGSQILRRILNPLSDVVSQAESIGENRFITISVPRTKEFKAVVNAMNTLSNRVKKTVSEESARLDQLRLDNNYDHITGLMNHDYFVKNLDANISHEEYFHEGALIISRLTNLAAIDHKLGYKETNTLLKAISDTLQNACSLQPGLSVGRLNGTDFAVFSNQPADSYSFGNHIKKLLEKIEGTNNKSININFTTVAMRVTGTDDAGKMIALSNKLLNEIGAEHSNVLHVISSGDLDQYQDHHENEWLNLLTSALDNRRIKLERYPVINQAGNLLHFESPARLQLEPDGKWFCAGEFITWATQLNLMTRLDELAFETAAESLSNGAQAIGLNVSASAMRSQSFIEKITGTVRARPHIADKLYFEIPEQEAFDHLPEFHQFCRKIRALGCKIGIEHVGTRISRLGELHDIGLHYIKIDASVIRDIDSSEANKTLLRGLCMIAHSIGVIAIAEGVHTQPEIAVLKQIGIDGMTGPGIRI
- a CDS encoding HlyD family type I secretion periplasmic adaptor subunit, with the protein product MSEKLFDKLGTLNRVLKSQTWLTKPIYYFIDRTVPTETREDLHWEDEADLAILEQTPVKAKALLYAIAIALGALILWASIAKVDEVTRGEGRVIPSRQVQVIQSLDGGIVADILVKEGQVVTVGTPLVRIDETRAVSSLRENQAQYLAFLAKQSRLRALAEGKPFTPPPEVRSEAPEVYDQEYALYISSQEELASAIDIARNQMVQREKELQEVQYKKEIAEKNFESANKELAANKPLLASGAVSEIDILKLEREATRARGDIDQSRAQIARIQSAIGEARRKISEVEQNFRSKVRTELSDVTARLNSLSEVSVSLQDKVNQTTLKSPVNGKVSRLFFNTVGGVIQPGKEVLEVVPTDDALILETKIQIKDIAFIRMLQPAVVKLTAYDYTIYGALDAVVENIAADSIVDEEGNAYYLVRVRTLKSSLGKGLPIIPGMVAQVDIITGKKTILSYLLKPVLKAKSYAFSER
- a CDS encoding transglutaminase-like cysteine peptidase; protein product: MMLMLFCFSCIFAAGYDFDKLGTLARQRYGEEAQKDIEDLQQLVSQLKTAPDVEKLRKINDFFNKKMLFADDIEIWGQSDYWSSPLESIGRQAGDCEDFSIAKYMFLKAANIPNNKLRLTYVKAQLNNGGQKSVRAHMVLSYYATPQAEPLILDNLVPGIYPASERKDLSPIFSFNDKGIWVGSNPNPKDDAQSHLSKWRDVLLRMQMEGLE
- a CDS encoding helix-turn-helix transcriptional regulator, with amino-acid sequence MQDIFVSTLPKLVSSWVEAFPDALLIQDVLEAGSNLEIVSSYSAALVFWLHINDSQNGSLPAAIASVLRSYPDAKIVVLANTPGHAETLQALSAGAMGYAHAYSAPEMLKEIKTVIHHGGIWLGHQLLKRLIETSVKLTGNSPELVEELLGRLTSREKEVAIEAAKGMSNKEIARVLQITERTVKAHLAKSFERLGVKDRLQLALMLNKK